The Saccharomyces eubayanus strain FM1318 chromosome XIII, whole genome shotgun sequence DNA segment TGCACAGCATAAATTTGGAGGTGCGAATATAGTTGTAACGGCCATGAACTAGTAGTAATTTTAAAATGAACCTGAACTGTCCAATAGAGTAATCAGATACTCTAGATGCTTGCAGGCCCTCTTTACCCGCTATTCCGACCCCTATATCAGCTGACTGTATCATGGCAATATCATTTGCACCATCACCTATGGCTAGCGTCACTAAGTTCGGGTCAGTGTTCCTTATATTGGAAACCATAAGAGCCTTCTGAGAAGGTGAGGCACGACAACAAATCACCGAGTCTGTTTTGGTACATAGTTCAATGAAAACTGACATGTAAGTTGGATTTCCCTCAAACATAGCCAATGTTGCACCATCAATGACAACCACACAGTGTGCGATATTTCCGGAATCAACTTCTTGAGAAACTGCATTCATTTTTGAGATAATGTTATCATCCGTAGTAGTTAGAATTACTACAGTAGAGTAATCCTTAATCAACATACAAGAATACCCAATATTTATGGCCGTTTCTCTTTTGTCACCTGTCAACATCCACATTTTTATACCTGCCCTTCTAATCTTTTCGATGGCCTCCGATACACCGTCTTGTAACTTATCTTCAATTGCGGTTACACCCAAAAGACTTAAACCGTTCTCGATTTCTGCGCCAATTTCGTCGATTTTCAGTTTTCTATCAGTCAAAGAAGTTTTGGCTTGATGGTAGCGTTTATTCCAATTCTCATAGTTCCCAATATCAATCCATTTGTAACCATACACCAAAGTTCTTAAACCTTCAGTTGAAAACTCGTCAATTGCCTGCAACGTTCTTTCAATTAcatattcttcatttaGGATCAACTCGTCATTGCCTATGTACTCCAATAGTTCTGTATCATAGTCATATTGCGATCCTTCATTCCTTGAATCCATTACTAGGTTATTCTTCGGAGAAAGTGTCTCATCTATAGAAATTCGGGGACCATATTTCTCAATTTGTTGCTTATGAAGAGACTTTCTACTTTTATTCACTACACTGCCAATTTCCTGATCAGATTTTTTCACAGTTTCCAAAAACTGATCGATGGAGTCAATTTGTTTCTCCGGATCACGACGTCTACTATTTTTAATAGAAAGACTCCTTCTCACTGCCTGCAATGATAAACTTGCCTTTGGTGCACTGGATAAAGAATTTCTCAAAGAGTTCCTGGCCAAAGATTCTTCATCTACCATTCTTTCCAGAGactttctttgttgaagaacCAGTTCTGCTTCGGCGTCTTTACGTTGTTTAGTGTTGATGCTTATATCCGCCATTTTCTTCGCAGCTAGTTCATGATCATGTAAGAGTTCCATAATAACATTGTCAGCCCCTTTGCAAATCAAAAGTACTTGATTTGGTTGATTTGGCATACGTACAAGAACTgacattctttttctttgagaatTGAAATCAATGTACTCTAAGATTTCATAGTCTTCCAATATTGCATCCCTCTCAAACCCATCGGGAAAGGTTTTAATAGTCAAAATTTGGGCATTTCTATTTAATACAATATAACCTAAGTCTCTAGCAGCAGTTACAAGCGCTAGTTCATCTGGGGACGAAGATTGGTACTCAATAGAGTCTTCTTCCATGGACGCATTATGAGTCTTTTTGGGAAGACAACTATGACAAAGGGCTAGtgataaaataaaaaatttggcCTTCTGAGAAAACAGGGCGGTCGGATGTCTCTGAATAAACTGAATTAAATCAAACGAGCTTTTAATATTATCCGTAAAAACCTCAGGCagtgaaatatttgaagCCTGATTATTCATTTCTTCAGCTGGAGTTTCTTTGCCAAAAAGTGCTCTCATGCTGGGACGACCTGTATAAGTAGCCGATGAATTTCCTTTATACTCAACAGAATTCCTAGGTTTAGGAAAATCGTCTAAAGACGGCCGAGGACCCGTCTCAATCGATGCTCTCGAAAGCCCTAGTCGGCCAAGAACATTTTGATCTTCAATCGAAACGACATCTACGCTAGAACCGTTATGAGCTTTGGGTGGCGACCTCATATAGCTTGGATTATCTTTAACGCCTTCGTCCGCAACATCTTCAGAGTCACTGGAATCTACATTATGCATCCAAGAAGATCCACACAGAGAAAATTTGCGAAATATCATTTTATTGTCTGTTAATGTTCCCGTTTTATCACTAAAGATATATGAGACTTGCCCTAATTCTTCCAAGATTGTCGCAGTTCTAGATTCACATGGTGTGTTTGTTTCTGCATGATACATGTCGATATCCCATTCCATCATTTTGCTCTGGACTGCCTTAATAATTTCCATTGTCACGTATAAGGACAACGGAATAATCGTATTATACATAATGATAAAAGACATTATCGTAGGCGCTACACCAGCATCTGTCTGAAATAGATACCATGCCTGATTTTGGTCGATATACTTTCTCTTACGTAAGACGTGCCCAAAATacgaaaacaaagataTTGTTGCAACAACAAACACCATAAACACAATTATTACATTGATTTTCCTTTGTAACTTAGGCGCCTTTGTTCTCGGGTTTTTTAAAGCATTCAttctaatttttgtttcttcacCACTAAAAATGACCATACCAACGACATTTTGAGTATTCCTCAAAATGCTCCCACGATAAATCACGTTGTCAGGGCCTAGTGGATACTTCATTATGGTATCATTATGCGAGTTCTTTAGTTCTAAATTACCTTCGAAATTGTACAAGTCAATATTAGGATCTTCCACGGTTACTTGGGCATTTATATTCGCTAAACCTGACGCGGCTTTGGTCAATTTGTTTAATTCTGGATGAGGTTGCTTACTTTTCAAGTTTGTTTCACCATCTAGCGCCATCGTTTCAACAAAACACTCGTTATTTTCGCCATCGCACGTCAATAAAAGCAAATCTGCAGGTATCCAATCGTCCTGGGTAAGAAGTACAAAGTCACCCACACGAAgtttttcccattttttttgttggacGTGAACATTGTACTTGTTTCCAAGAAGttcaaaattattgaagtgAGTGCCTAAGGAGAGCCCTTGTGTCGAATTTTGATCGTCGTTTAAAGCAGGTGGGCCACCTTCCGCAGCGTTTGGTTTGGTGAGGTATGCAGTCGAAGACATAACACTATTTGGTAATGCGTATACATCTTGCGCACCATGAATCTCATCTTTGGCTAAGACATCCACTGGTTTATTattctcttctttatctAAACGATGCCTTCTAAAATCGTCCCATGCCTCTCTTGTCATAGATATACCCATAAACACACATAATGGAATAATGGTAGTATAAGTACCAGTTGTGGACCATCCAGGTACCATTTGTAGCACTGCcacaatgaaaaaataagtaTTGGCtaactttgaaaattgCGCGTATAACtgtcttggaaagaaagaataaaacGTGTATCTTGACGATGTTATTTGATTGTCACAGTAGGGCTTATTGAATCTTTCATCTATTAGATGACCATCTTTTTTAGTAGAGGCTCGCTTGTATTCGATTGCGTTATGATCTAATATAATTGGAATATGTCTACCGTCTTTTGAATGGAACGTTCTCCTTCGATCTAGGATAGTGTCAAGTATTCTAGTAATTATGTTATAGGACGCATCTTGGTCGTTGTATCCCTCTTCTTCATACTCCACTTCAGTAGCATAATTTCCGTTAGCCTCGTCCCTGTCATCTTTGTCATTATTGTCGCTATTAGAAGTTGCCTTGTTTTCACTAATATCTTCCAATTCTATCTCATCATCAGTTTTTCCACGATATTTGTCATACAAATGTTTATTGAACATTTGCGTTCGTAGCGATGAAGACCTTCTTCTCTGTCCATCAGTAATTCCCATAGTAAGctttaacaaaaaaataagcgAGCTTGTGTACTCCAATCAATATCTTCCCCTCTGTGAAATGAGAGTTGTATGTatacaacaaaaaagagCCAAATAAACTGAAGCAGCAAATAGGAAAAGCGCGGAAGAAAAGTCCTCCAAAAAGCGGTCGAACAGATTAGCAGTTgctgttttcctttaaaatattatgGCACTagattgttgttttgtttattattcatTTATTCAAAGAACTTAACAAGCTGGGGTTGAAAATCACCCGGCTGCACAGCCTCTTAGATTAGTtatataatgaaaaacgCGTAATCAATTGTTTCAAGTGTACGTACTGCGATTTATATgttatgaattttttcctATTAGTTGCTCCAGTTCATATAAAAAGGGAATAGTTTCTTCTGATGATAATTTGTACTTACTGAGAGACCCGCTCTCTAAGacgacttttttttttagcgATTCTTGAAAGCCTAATTCCGTTTCAATGGAAGATCGGGTATTTCTTAATAGCTCGAAAGATTTTGCAGTTCGTAGTCTTTCCCTGCCTTCACGGTTTTCCCGGGCTAGTTTTAGAATTCTTTCATCCAGTTTACGTCTCAATTCATTGTCAGAGAGTTGTTTGAAGTCTGTCCTCTTGCAAGTCAAAGTTCCAGTAAAATCTACTGGGTGGTTTAAATCTGCACGAGCCTCATAAGATCTCTCGTCGGAAGCGTAATCTTCGCTGTTTTCTAATTCTGTGTCATTTTCAAACGATTCATTTTCCGATTCATTGACATCTATAAACTCGACTTTCCTTTCTAAATTAAGCCTCCGTACcgataaagaagaacatGAAACCTTTCTCCCTTTGAGGATATCCAGATGAAAACCATGGTTGAATATGTTAGTTACTGGTACCTTTTTTCCACTCTCGATATCATTATTTGTAGATATGTTCGAGGCTTTCCAGAAGGCTATTAGCTCTTCcaatttgttttgaatGGTTTTcttatcattttttgttattccGTTTTGAACGTTGATAGCCAGTATATCGTTCTCAATCGCTTTCAAGTGGTTTAACGCTTGAAGTGTTTGATCACTTTTTGGACAGGAGTACAAATCGCTTTCTTCTCCACCATCATTTGGTAATAATTCTTCCGAAAGAGGATACAATGTATGTTTATGGTCGTTTAATGACATTAAAACTGCCGAAAGTAGCGGATGCAAATCTTTTAAAAGGTTGGTTATGTTCTGAAATGTGTCTATTAAgttagtttgttttttttgctgtAGTTTCACCAGGTAGTCaggaaaaattttgtttaATGCATTTTGGAtacttgaatttgaaagactATTGCTCCCTGTCGTATCCAAAGAGAGTAAACAACAAAGCAtgaacttcttcaacatcTTTAGTCGGCAAAGTTTACCATCAAGATCTTTAATTGTGAGAGTTGTATTATGGTAAAGACTTGATACGTCAATACCATATATTTCACAGTATTTCGAAAGCTCGCTGGTATCACTTGAGATGACAATATCACCGATAACCGTTTTGAGTTTATAGAATAGCGCGTCGCTTGAGAATATTAAAAGTTCTTCTATCATAGATGAGTACCCTTCGGTGTCTGGAATAAGAGCTACTTTAGATGTGACCCtagaattttttatttctttgtaTCGTAAATGATATTTGTGAATCATTACATCAACTTGCTGTAGAGATCTTAGCATTTTTTGTACCTCTACTAAAGTTTTATAGCAAATCAAATGGTTTCGAAAGTACTCTTGTTGCAATGATAAATATATCGCGGCGAGTATTGGAGTTACAACCCTTTTCAAACTTGGGTCACTTTTATCTTTACaacatttttttagctGTCTGAGGAGTTTATAAGAGGTGAGCATCACGGAAATATAATCAAAAGTTCGTTTAAAGtacatctttttttcctccaCTACCGCCAACTTACCATATTTTGTGGCCATAAAGGCTCCAGAATTGAGCGGGACCTTCTTTAGTATAACTGAGCCCTCACGGAAATTCATAATTGACTGATTAATATGTAATGATAGCCTATAACGGTTCAGATCGTTTAGGAAATGGGAAGTAATGATTGAATATTGGTATTCTTCGAAGAATTGATGTATCAAACCAAATGGTGGTTGCAGgaaaatctttgaaataaTATCATCCCAATTGAAGTGCCTAGCTGGAATTTTAAAACTTAAAGGTGTGAAGATGCGACCATTTGATCCGATAACTGTTGGTGAGTATTCATGTAGTACGCTCCGGTTGCTTAGTTGAGATGGCTTTCGCCATGTAGAATAAAATTCCTGATGGTTGCTTTCGCTGATCCCCACAATGGTATCTCTATCAAGAGTTGAACTGGAGCTCATAAATCCATCCTCTTCATCTGATTTCAGCTTCGAAAAAATCTGTAAACCAGGAACCTGTAAAAGAGGTGGACGAGAGCTTCTTGCCATGCTTAGATCAAATCAACAAAACCTCCgcaaataaataaaaacttCGCAGATATGAAAATTATTTGCTTTAGTCAGTTGTAAAATCTGTGAgttttcgattttttgaaagcgTATTGATGTCTATACGCCTTAAAAATACAAACTAATCTACAACACTTCCAGCGGAAATGGCTTCAGTTATTTGTCTTCAGATCAGTCAATGTTTGTTTACATTTCAGTATTCTTTCGgccaaataaaaaaaatataatttgATTTCGCCCAGGATCGAACTGGGGACGTTCTGCGTGTTAAGCAGATGCCATAACCGACTAGACCACGAAACCAAGCTTTTATGATATCGGTAATATCAGAACGGACCCTAGTTTTTTTAagcaaaaattttttagtgGATATTGTGAATGTCTGACACCTGAGGATAAGGTGTCTACTAGCCAATCAGGTTAATTTTTCTCCGCTTGACAAGGTATTTTCAGCAGGATTGACGATTGTTTTGCAAGAGGGTTACTGAATGTTAGATGCAGtgttttttattgaatatataGTCAGTTACCTCTCCATTACACTTCactaaattaaaaaaactaaaacgATACTCTAACATACTCTAATATTGACTTCTATTCGGTATTAGTTTGTGCGAATCGTAACAAGAGCATAAGCGTTTAGCAATTCCCATCGCTGTCATATTGGTATTCCAGAGGGAACAGTCAAGTTGATAATATGCACATAGTATATCTTTTCTGATGATGATTTCGAATCAAAGTCTCTATTGCAACACTTACAACAGGGTCTTATGTaaatcaaacaagaagTATTGATAATACGCATCACATACATAGCATGAATACGAAAAAACGCGTCCTATCAGGTAATATTTGATATGTAAGACTGAAAAAGTAATAGAAAAGAACTTATTCCTACTAATGTCTAACCGTCCATTAAATCGGGAGAAAAATCACCCATGTTGAAGAAGTCAAAATTTTCTGCATCTATAGTAAAGGAACCGTGGGACTGCTGGTGTGAGTCGGCATTGTGCGTTTTTGTGATATCTTTTCCACTATTTTCAGCCTTAGAAACAACGTTAATGAAGTTAGCATTTGCCAGTTCACCAGTTTGCTCGATTTTCTTAGATTTAGAGGTTTTTTGCGCGGCAGTACTTTTCCTTGATTCCTTAACTTTCGGCTTACTTACTCGCTGCTTCCGTTTTGGTTGTGTAGCAACAGTTGTATTGGGAGTCGCGCTAGAACTTGAGGTATGTTTCGAAGACGATTGTGAAATCGTGGTTGTGTTACTGTTACTATGCGATGGAGGGAAACCGACAGTAGGATCATTATGTGGTATAGAAGCATTAGCTTTGTACTGCTGTGGCACATGAAACTGTTGTTGCGGTGCGTACGCATGCATTCCGGAAGTAGCATTTTGATATAAAGGCTG contains these protein-coding regions:
- the DNF3 gene encoding aminophospholipid-translocating P4-type ATPase DNF3 translates to MGITDGQRRRSSSLRTQMFNKHLYDKYRGKTDDEIELEDISENKATSNSDNNDKDDRDEANGNYATEVEYEEEGYNDQDASYNIITRILDTILDRRRTFHSKDGRHIPIILDHNAIEYKRASTKKDGHLIDERFNKPYCDNQITSSRYTFYSFFPRQLYAQFSKLANTYFFIVAVLQMVPGWSTTGTYTTIIPLCVFMGISMTREAWDDFRRHRLDKEENNKPVDVLAKDEIHGAQDVYALPNSVMSSTAYLTKPNAAEGGPPALNDDQNSTQGLSLGTHFNNFELLGNKYNVHVQQKKWEKLRVGDFVLLTQDDWIPADLLLLTCDGENNECFVETMALDGETNLKSKQPHPELNKLTKAASGLANINAQVTVEDPNIDLYNFEGNLELKNSHNDTIMKYPLGPDNVIYRGSILRNTQNVVGMVIFSGEETKIRMNALKNPRTKAPKLQRKINVIIVFMVFVVATISLFSYFGHVLRKRKYIDQNQAWYLFQTDAGVAPTIMSFIIMYNTIIPLSLYVTMEIIKAVQSKMMEWDIDMYHAETNTPCESRTATILEELGQVSYIFSDKTGTLTDNKMIFRKFSLCGSSWMHNVDSSDSEDVADEGVKDNPSYMRSPPKAHNGSSVDVVSIEDQNVLGRLGLSRASIETGPRPSLDDFPKPRNSVEYKGNSSATYTGRPSMRALFGKETPAEEMNNQASNISLPEVFTDNIKSSFDLIQFIQRHPTALFSQKAKFFILSLALCHSCLPKKTHNASMEEDSIEYQSSSPDELALVTAARDLGYIVLNRNAQILTIKTFPDGFERDAILEDYEILEYIDFNSQRKRMSVLVRMPNQPNQVLLICKGADNVIMELLHDHELAAKKMADISINTKQRKDAEAELVLQQRKSLERMVDEESLARNSLRNSLSSAPKASLSLQAVRRSLSIKNSRRRDPEKQIDSIDQFLETVKKSDQEIGSVVNKSRKSLHKQQIEKYGPRISIDETLSPKNNLVMDSRNEGSQYDYDTELLEYIGNDELILNEEYVIERTLQAIDEFSTEGLRTLVYGYKWIDIGNYENWNKRYHQAKTSLTDRKLKIDEIGAEIENGLSLLGVTAIEDKLQDGVSEAIEKIRRAGIKMWMLTGDKRETAINIGYSCMLIKDYSTVVILTTTDDNIISKMNAVSQEVDSGNIAHCVVVIDGATLAMFEGNPTYMSVFIELCTKTDSVICCRASPSQKALMVSNIRNTDPNLVTLAIGDGANDIAMIQSADIGVGIAGKEGLQASRVSDYSIGQFRFILKLLLVHGRYNYIRTSKFMLCTFYKEITFYFTQLIYQRYTMFSGSSLYEPWSLSMFNTLFTSLPVLCIGMFEKDLKPMTLLTVPELYSYGRLSQGFNLLMFMEWVVLATANSLIITFLNVVMWGMSSLSDNTMYPLGLINFTAIVVLINVKSQFVEMHNRNWLAFTSVILSCGGWLVWCCALPILNKTDQIYDVAYGFYNQFGKDITFWCTSLVLALLPITMDIVYKTFKVMMWPSDSDIFAELEQKNDIRKRLELGAYSEMRQGWTWDKDPSTLTRYTDKVLSRSRTNSRTSTLTKGINPMENVSIDYSLKNNVCRNSTKNNSKRYEVLPSGKLIKRPSLKPQTSKDKIGDNITTKITKKLKLPSRNAKKEDVRQIIQARLKDLE
- the INP2 gene encoding Inp2p, which codes for MARSSRPPLLQVPGLQIFSKLKSDEEDGFMSSSSTLDRDTIVGISESNHQEFYSTWRKPSQLSNRSVLHEYSPTVIGSNGRIFTPLSFKIPARHFNWDDIISKIFLQPPFGLIHQFFEEYQYSIITSHFLNDLNRYRLSLHINQSIMNFREGSVILKKVPLNSGAFMATKYGKLAVVEEKKMYFKRTFDYISVMLTSYKLLRQLKKCCKDKSDPSLKRVVTPILAAIYLSLQQEYFRNHLICYKTLVEVQKMLRSLQQVDVMIHKYHLRYKEIKNSRVTSKVALIPDTEGYSSMIEELLIFSSDALFYKLKTVIGDIVISSDTSELSKYCEIYGIDVSSLYHNTTLTIKDLDGKLCRLKMLKKFMLCCLLSLDTTGSNSLSNSSIQNALNKIFPDYLVKLQQKKQTNLIDTFQNITNLLKDLHPLLSAVLMSLNDHKHTLYPLSEELLPNDGGEESDLYSCPKSDQTLQALNHLKAIENDILAINVQNGITKNDKKTIQNKLEELIAFWKASNISTNNDIESGKKVPVTNIFNHGFHLDILKGRKVSCSSLSVRRLNLERKVEFIDVNESENESFENDTELENSEDYASDERSYEARADLNHPVDFTGTLTCKRTDFKQLSDNELRRKLDERILKLARENREGRERLRTAKSFELLRNTRSSIETELGFQESLKKKVVLESGSLSKYKLSSEETIPFLYELEQLIGKNS